The following DNA comes from Geobacter sp..
CAATCTGGGGATCTGCTATCGGGAGTCGCGCGACTACCCCCGGGCGATCCGGGCGTTTGAAGAGGTCATGACGCAAAACAGCGGCTATGCCTATGCGCCGTACAACCTGGCCATCACCTACGACCGCATGGGGGAAAAGGGGAAGGCCGGAGCGCTGTTCACGGAGATATCCCGGCGCTTTCCCGAACTGAGGGAGCAGGTGCGACCCTACCTTTCCGGTGCCAGGTAAGGCGGGCTGCAGCGGAATATGAGCGTGAGGAGAGACATGAAGCTGATCAGCATCGTCACCCCCTGCTACAACGAGGAGGAGAATGTCGCCGAGCTCTACCGCCAGGTGCGGGAGGTCTTTGCCTCCCTGCCGGCGTACCGCTACGAGCACATCTTCATCGACAACGCCTCCCGCGACCGGACCGTTGCCATCCTCAAGGAGATCGCCGGCCAGGACAAAAACGTCAGGATCATTGTCAACAGCCGCAATTTCGGCCATATCCGCTCCCCCTACCACGCCCTGCTCCAGGCAGAGGGGGATGCCGTCATCCTGCTGGTGGCCGACCTGCAGGACCCGCCCCCCATGATCCGGGACTTCATCGCAAAGTGGGAGGAGGGGTACAAGGTGGTGCTGGGGGTGAAGAGCAACAGCGAAGAGACCCCGGCCATGTTCCTGATCCGCAGGATGTACTACAACCTGATCTCACGGCTGTCGGAGATCGAGCTGACCAAGAACAACACCGGGTTCGGCCTCTACGACCGGAGGGTCATGGAGGCGCTGCGGGAGATCAACGACCCGTACCCCTATTTCCGTGGGATCGTCTCGGAGATCGGTTTCGAGAAGGCGATTATCGAATACGTGCAGCCGCGCCGCAAGCGGGGGATCACCAAGAACAATTTCTACACCCTCTACGACATCGCCATGCTCGGGATCACCAACCATTCACGGGTGCCGCTCCGGATCGCCACCATGCTCGGTTTCGCCATGGCGGCGTTGAGCCTTCTGGTTTCTCTCGGCTACCTGATTGCCAAGCTGGTTTTTTGGAGTACCTTTACGGCAGGGATGGCGCCGGTGGTGATCGGCCTCTTCTTTTTCGGCTCGGTGCAGCTCTTCTTCATCGGCATCCTTGGGGAGTACATCGGTCTCATCTACACCCAGGTGCAGAAACGGCCGCTGGTGATCGAAAAGGAGCGGGTGAATTTCGACCGATAGCAGGTTGTTGAAAAACAGCCATCTCGCCGCCGTCCTCGAAAAGCCGCCTTGTGCGGCGTAGCGCTGTTTATGCCCAGTGGGTACTACGCCTCCGCGGGGCTTTCTGCGGGTGCGACGATCTGACTATTTTTGAACTACCTGAGTTTTTAGCTACGCTGCAACTTCGTTTTCAACAACCTGTTAGAAGAGGGTCGTTCAGTTGTGTGTCGGGCCGCGGTCGCATGCGGTAGATCGTGCAGAGTGGAAAACCTATGACCAAGCAGAAGATAAAACTGACGGGAATGGTGAAAGCGGCCGGCTGAGCGGCAAAGCTGGGCCCGGCGGGCCTTGAGGAAGCTTTGCGAACCCTGCCTCCTGCGGTTGACCCCGCCCTCCTCGTGGGGCCGGAGACATCCGACGATGCAGGGGTCTATCGACTCTCCGGCGAACTGGCGCTGGTGGACACGGTGGATATCATCACCCCGCTGGTGGACGATCCGTTCACCTTTGGCAGGATAGCTGCGTCCAACGCCCTGTCCGACGTCTACGCCATGGGTGGCAGGCCGGTGACGGCGCTCAACCTGGTATTCTTCCCCGCGTGTAAACTCCCCCCCCATGTGCTGGCCGATATTCTCGCCGGGGGGAGCGCCGCCCTGGCGCAGGCCGGGGCCTGCCTGGTGGGGGGGCATACGGTTGAGGACGACGAGCTGAAGTACGGGCTGGCCGTTACGGGGATCGTCCATCCCGACCGGGTGGTCCGCAACTCAACGGCCCGGCCGGGGGATGTCCTGGTCCTGACCAAGCCGCTGTGCAGCGGCATCGTCTCCACTGCCATCAAGGCGGAGATGGTGCCTGCCGCGGTGGTCGACGAGGCGGTCCGCTGGCTGACCACGCTCAACGACGTTGCCGCCCGGCTCATGGTCGCCTGCGGCGCAACCGCCTGCACCGACGTTACCGGCTTCGGCCTCATCGGCCATATCTCTGAGATGGCGACAGGGGCCGGAGCAACCGTCCGTCTCGACCTGCAGTCAGTGCCGGTGCTGGACGGCGTCATGGAGCTGGTCCGGGACGGGCTGGTCCCGGCAGGCTGCTACCGCAACCGCGATCATTACGCGCCGCTCTGCCGGGTCGATGGGATCAAGGCCGCGGGTGACGGGCCGACCACAGCCGACGAGCGTCTCCTGCCGCTCTTCGACCCGCAGACCTCGGGTGGCCTGCTGATTGCCCTGCCCCCTGCGCAGCTGGAGCGGTTCATGGCCCTGGCCGCGGAAGAGGGCTGTTTCGCCGTCCGGATCGGGGAGGTCTTGCCCCGAGAGGAGCATGCCGTTGTCATTGCCTGATGCCGTTGTCCTTGCCTGCGACCTGGGAACCACCACCATTGCGGTCTCCCTGCTCGACGCCGCCACCGGGGAGCGGCTCGCCGCGGGGGGAGCCCTCAATCCGCAGCGCTCGTTCGGCGCCGACGTGGTGACGCGTCTTGCCGCTGCGGTTGCCTCGCCCGATACGCGGGCCGGGATGGCCCGGCTGGTGAATGCCGAGCTGGAGACGCTCGCCCGTCGCCTCCTTGCCGATACCGGGGTGGCGGAGTCCTGCCTGACGATGGTCGCCATTGCCGGGAATCCCACCATGGAGCACCTGCTGCTCGATCTCCCGGTTGATTCGCTGGCCCATATCCCCTATCGACCCCTCTTCAGGGAAGGAAGGCAGCTGCTGACCCGCGACCTGGGCTGGAGCCTTGCGGCCGGTCTCTATCTCTTCCCCCTTCCCGGCGGCTTTGTAGGGGGGGACCTGGTCGCCTTCCTCTACGGGGAGGAGCTCTCCGATGCACCACCCTTGCCCCACGCTGCACGGCTCTATCTCGACCTGGGGACCAATGCCGAGATTGCTCTCTGCTGCGGTGATCGGGTTTTTGCCACGTCGGCGGCAGCTGGGCCCGCCTTCGAGGGGGGGAACCTTTCCTGCGGCATGGCTGCGCTGCCCGGTGCCATTGCCCAGGTGGAGTGCGCCGACGGGAAGGTCCGGATCGAAACCATCGGCAACGGGGTGCCGACGGGCGTTTGCGGCTCCGGTGCACTGTCGGCCATCGTATCGCTTCGCAGGGAAGGGGTCATTGATGCGAGCGGCCGGCTCCGGTCCTCTGCGGAGATCCCCTCGAACCTCGGCAACCGCATTGTCGAGCGGACTGAGGGGCGGGGGTTCGTCCTGTACCGGGATGCCCGGCATGAGGTGGTCATCTCCCAGGAGGATATCCGCCAGGTTCAGCTGGCAAAGGGGGCGATCCGCGCGGGTATCGAGGTTCTGCTCGCCAGGGCCGGCCTGGCCGCGGTCGATCTGGCCGAGGTGGTCGTGACCGGGTCATTCGGCATGGTGCTCGGCGCCGGGCTGCTGCGCGATCTGGGGGTGATCCCGCACGCGGTCCCTTCGGTCCGGTTCGGTGCGGACGGCGCCCTGGCGGGAGTGGAGCGTTATCTTCGCCGGGAGGACGGGGAAGGGGAGGTGGCGGCCCTGGCCAGCCGCCTTGCGGTCGTCCCGCTGTCGGGCAATCCGCTGTTCGAGGCGCACTTCATCCGGTTCATGGATTTTACCGACAGCGAGCCCTGATCGACGGGAAACTGCCTTGTGGCACCGGGCTCGGGACGATGCTTCCGGGGGGTGTGAAAAGGGCTTTGCAGTTGCGCCGGAA
Coding sequences within:
- a CDS encoding glycosyltransferase, encoding MKLISIVTPCYNEEENVAELYRQVREVFASLPAYRYEHIFIDNASRDRTVAILKEIAGQDKNVRIIVNSRNFGHIRSPYHALLQAEGDAVILLVADLQDPPPMIRDFIAKWEEGYKVVLGVKSNSEETPAMFLIRRMYYNLISRLSEIELTKNNTGFGLYDRRVMEALREINDPYPYFRGIVSEIGFEKAIIEYVQPRRKRGITKNNFYTLYDIAMLGITNHSRVPLRIATMLGFAMAALSLLVSLGYLIAKLVFWSTFTAGMAPVVIGLFFFGSVQLFFIGILGEYIGLIYTQVQKRPLVIEKERVNFDR
- the selD gene encoding selenide, water dikinase SelD, which codes for MTKQKIKLTGMVKAAGUAAKLGPAGLEEALRTLPPAVDPALLVGPETSDDAGVYRLSGELALVDTVDIITPLVDDPFTFGRIAASNALSDVYAMGGRPVTALNLVFFPACKLPPHVLADILAGGSAALAQAGACLVGGHTVEDDELKYGLAVTGIVHPDRVVRNSTARPGDVLVLTKPLCSGIVSTAIKAEMVPAAVVDEAVRWLTTLNDVAARLMVACGATACTDVTGFGLIGHISEMATGAGATVRLDLQSVPVLDGVMELVRDGLVPAGCYRNRDHYAPLCRVDGIKAAGDGPTTADERLLPLFDPQTSGGLLIALPPAQLERFMALAAEEGCFAVRIGEVLPREEHAVVIA
- a CDS encoding DUF4445 domain-containing protein encodes the protein MPLSLPDAVVLACDLGTTTIAVSLLDAATGERLAAGGALNPQRSFGADVVTRLAAAVASPDTRAGMARLVNAELETLARRLLADTGVAESCLTMVAIAGNPTMEHLLLDLPVDSLAHIPYRPLFREGRQLLTRDLGWSLAAGLYLFPLPGGFVGGDLVAFLYGEELSDAPPLPHAARLYLDLGTNAEIALCCGDRVFATSAAAGPAFEGGNLSCGMAALPGAIAQVECADGKVRIETIGNGVPTGVCGSGALSAIVSLRREGVIDASGRLRSSAEIPSNLGNRIVERTEGRGFVLYRDARHEVVISQEDIRQVQLAKGAIRAGIEVLLARAGLAAVDLAEVVVTGSFGMVLGAGLLRDLGVIPHAVPSVRFGADGALAGVERYLRREDGEGEVAALASRLAVVPLSGNPLFEAHFIRFMDFTDSEP